In one window of bacterium DNA:
- a CDS encoding glycosyltransferase — MGDVWVLLQILSIFFLAALIVIAVTNLRNFRKLESYPETKHLPMVSILVPARNEEANIAACIVSLLSQDYPNYEVVVLDDESTDNTWKILKAMMATDKRLRIVKGKRLPPGWIGKPWACKQLMDAAAGDLLLYTDADTRHNPRSLRFAVSAFFSEKADFLTALPKEEALTLGEKLTIPIMSFGISTFFPMTIAHNSASSLFSISVGQFMLFSRKALEAVGGFESVKHCVLDDVELGRRIKQFGLKWRMLDAVNMVNCRMYSNLEEVAEGFSKNLYATFRKKILIYLPVWMWLSLVFIFPFVLLGLVFAGGKIPATNVLLALITVLFSFLVWSITHLRFRYPLYLTFLYPVSVFLWVIMAIRSMLMTITGQNIWKGRAIETENAVEEGEEVHNEYKEKTL; from the coding sequence GTGGGTGACGTATGGGTTTTGTTACAGATCCTCTCTATTTTTTTTCTCGCGGCTTTAATCGTCATTGCGGTTACAAACCTGCGCAATTTCAGGAAACTTGAATCGTATCCGGAAACCAAACACCTCCCGATGGTTTCAATACTCGTTCCTGCTCGTAACGAGGAGGCGAATATAGCCGCCTGCATTGTCAGCCTCCTCAGTCAGGATTATCCCAACTATGAGGTTGTAGTCCTGGATGACGAATCGACCGACAATACATGGAAGATACTGAAAGCAATGATGGCAACCGATAAGCGCCTGAGAATAGTTAAAGGCAAGCGTCTGCCTCCCGGATGGATAGGCAAGCCATGGGCGTGTAAACAGCTTATGGATGCAGCCGCAGGGGATTTACTTCTTTATACAGACGCTGACACGCGACATAACCCAAGAAGCCTGCGGTTTGCAGTTTCGGCTTTTTTTAGCGAGAAGGCCGATTTTCTAACTGCCTTGCCTAAGGAAGAAGCGCTTACCCTCGGAGAGAAACTCACGATTCCCATTATGTCATTCGGCATCTCCACTTTTTTTCCAATGACGATTGCCCATAATTCCGCTTCTTCTTTATTCTCCATCTCGGTTGGTCAGTTCATGCTCTTTTCCCGCAAAGCTCTCGAGGCAGTTGGAGGTTTTGAATCCGTAAAGCATTGCGTGCTGGACGATGTCGAACTCGGACGCAGAATCAAGCAATTCGGACTTAAATGGAGAATGCTTGATGCAGTTAACATGGTTAATTGCAGGATGTATTCGAATCTCGAAGAGGTTGCAGAGGGCTTCAGCAAGAATCTTTATGCAACTTTCAGGAAGAAGATACTTATATACCTGCCTGTCTGGATGTGGCTTTCTCTCGTGTTCATCTTTCCGTTTGTCTTATTGGGTCTGGTTTTTGCAGGTGGAAAGATTCCAGCGACGAATGTACTTCTGGCTCTCATCACTGTTCTTTTTTCTTTTCTTGTCTGGAGTATTACCCATCTGCGTTTTCGTTATCCATTGTATCTGACATTTCTGTATCCTGTGAGTGTTTTCCTTTGGGTTATTATGGCTATTCGCTCAATGTTGATGACCATTACAGGCCAGAACATCTGGAAAGGCAGAGCAATAGAAACCGAGAATGCGGTTGAAGAAGGCGAAGAAGTCCATAACGAATACAAAGAGAAAACGTTATAA
- a CDS encoding glycerol-3-phosphate acyltransferase has product MLNVMVWTLIGFIAGSLMFSYWLGKIFLKQDVRNYGDSNPGAANAWKAGGPKIGLPGAVLDFAKGAIPVALAHWLFGIDGWNLVPVALAPILGHSFSPFLKFNGGKAIAVTLGVWSGITIWEGVLVLGILIGIFYVIIDQPSWSVILAMFAFLCYLVFMGIFIRGADLPLWAIWTGNLCILIFKHKSDLKQTFRPRPYILRILGGLRG; this is encoded by the coding sequence ATGCTCAATGTAATGGTTTGGACCCTCATCGGGTTTATTGCAGGGTCGCTTATGTTCTCTTACTGGCTGGGAAAGATATTCCTCAAGCAGGACGTAAGAAACTACGGGGATTCAAACCCGGGAGCGGCAAACGCCTGGAAAGCGGGCGGTCCCAAAATAGGCTTGCCTGGCGCGGTTCTTGATTTCGCCAAAGGCGCAATTCCTGTAGCGCTCGCTCATTGGCTATTCGGTATTGATGGATGGAACCTCGTGCCGGTTGCGTTAGCTCCAATTTTAGGGCACTCCTTCTCCCCTTTCTTGAAGTTCAATGGCGGAAAAGCAATCGCAGTAACCCTTGGCGTATGGTCGGGTATAACGATATGGGAGGGCGTTCTCGTACTCGGCATTCTCATCGGCATTTTCTATGTTATAATTGACCAGCCGTCATGGTCAGTGATTCTTGCCATGTTTGCATTTCTGTGCTACCTCGTCTTTATGGGGATATTCATAAGAGGCGCAGATTTGCCTCTTTGGGCAATATGGACCGGGAATCTGTGTATCTTAATATTCAAGCATAAATCCGACCTCAAGCAAACGTTCAGACCAAGACCATACATACTAAGAATTTTAGGAGGGCTGCGTGGGTGA
- a CDS encoding DUF3473 domain-containing protein → MINALSIDLEEWFCGHILEQGLSRNDWNSQELRVIANTKRLLNILDAHNTKATFFVLGWLAERVPDLVKEVARHGHEIASHGYSHVSLTEMTPDEFNADLKRSLEIIGDIVSTPVLGYRAPSFTIIEDTSWAFEIMTRHGIKYDSSIFPIGFHPDYGVGDSQLSIYKITNEITEVPVSAVEVAGQRIPCGGGGYFRLYPYGLTKTLLSRCNKEGRPIVFYFHPWELDSGQPRIGLSLLNRFRHYHNLDKAPYRFEKLLDDFRFTSVSEVLGI, encoded by the coding sequence ATGATTAATGCCTTGTCAATCGATCTTGAAGAATGGTTCTGCGGACACATACTTGAACAAGGTTTGAGCAGAAATGATTGGAATTCCCAGGAATTAAGGGTTATTGCTAACACAAAAAGGCTTCTCAATATACTTGATGCCCACAATACAAAGGCTACCTTTTTTGTTCTCGGCTGGCTTGCCGAACGGGTGCCTGACTTGGTCAAAGAAGTTGCCAGACATGGCCACGAAATCGCCTCTCACGGGTATTCACATGTTTCGCTAACCGAAATGACTCCGGATGAGTTTAACGCTGATTTGAAAAGATCATTAGAAATTATTGGAGATATTGTAAGCACTCCAGTTTTAGGGTACCGGGCACCTTCCTTTACGATAATTGAAGACACATCCTGGGCATTCGAAATTATGACGAGACACGGAATCAAATACGACTCTTCGATTTTTCCGATTGGGTTTCATCCTGACTACGGTGTAGGTGATTCTCAACTATCTATCTACAAGATTACAAACGAGATAACCGAGGTCCCTGTGAGTGCAGTTGAAGTAGCTGGACAAAGGATACCTTGCGGAGGCGGTGGGTATTTCAGGCTTTACCCCTACGGTTTGACAAAGACATTACTATCCCGATGTAATAAAGAAGGGAGACCCATAGTTTTCTACTTCCATCCATGGGAACTTGATTCAGGGCAACCCCGCATCGGCTTATCTCTACTCAACAGATTCAGACATTACCATAATCTTGATAAGGCGCCTTACAGATTTGAGAAGCTGCTTGATGACTTCAGATTCACCAGCGTAAGTGAGGTTTTAGGGATATGA
- a CDS encoding tetratricopeptide repeat protein yields MALTINPNHSGVLHGLGIWYAEASNFYPVWSKDAHDYLNKALKSDQNNSMIYVTLARLYIREKRFAEARKLLQKCLGLNNPTVPAEYYNYSKPESQKLLKQIEGK; encoded by the coding sequence TTGGCACTTACAATAAATCCCAACCATTCAGGTGTATTGCATGGTCTGGGGATCTGGTATGCCGAGGCCTCGAACTTCTACCCGGTGTGGTCGAAGGACGCGCACGATTACCTGAACAAAGCGCTCAAATCTGACCAGAACAACTCCATGATCTACGTAACACTCGCCCGTCTTTACATAAGGGAGAAGAGGTTTGCTGAGGCGAGGAAGCTTCTTCAAAAGTGTCTGGGTCTCAACAACCCTACAGTGCCCGCCGAGTATTACAACTACTCAAAGCCTGAGTCGCAAAAGCTTTTAAAACAGATAGAAGGCAAGTAA
- a CDS encoding methyltransferase domain-containing protein, translating into MLTQREYWSIEALNFDAIYSHQKSKLGSQLDKVFRWAMYKRFEYAMLKSEPIHKKTFLDAGCGTGLYSLELGRRGALRVVGIDVSPTMLTICRNRAKAEHLDARTDFILTDIMDFNTDHLFDICIGMGLLDYIKNPLPALIRMRKLTKEKVMLSFPVLWNWRTIPRKIRLHLRGCPVYFYTERDVRRLMKDAGFRHVEIRRMGPMYFVTGS; encoded by the coding sequence ATGCTTACCCAAAGAGAATACTGGAGCATAGAAGCCTTGAATTTTGATGCCATCTACTCCCACCAGAAAAGCAAACTCGGCTCGCAACTGGACAAGGTTTTTAGATGGGCCATGTATAAGCGATTCGAGTATGCAATGCTTAAATCTGAACCCATTCATAAAAAGACCTTTCTCGACGCAGGCTGCGGTACAGGACTTTATTCGCTGGAACTCGGCCGCAGAGGCGCTTTAAGAGTAGTTGGCATAGACGTCTCACCGACAATGCTTACGATATGCCGAAACAGGGCAAAAGCCGAACACCTCGACGCAAGGACAGACTTCATACTCACGGATATAATGGATTTCAATACTGACCACTTATTTGATATCTGTATAGGCATGGGTCTTCTGGATTATATAAAAAACCCATTGCCAGCCCTGATACGTATGAGAAAATTGACGAAAGAAAAGGTCATGCTGAGCTTTCCGGTCTTGTGGAACTGGCGAACGATTCCTCGCAAGATACGATTGCACTTAAGAGGCTGCCCTGTTTATTTTTACACGGAGAGAGACGTTCGCAGATTGATGAAAGACGCAGGATTCAGACACGTGGAGATACGGCGGATGGGTCCTATGTATTTTGTTACCGGTTCATAA